A window of the Fulvia fulva chromosome 11, complete sequence genome harbors these coding sequences:
- a CDS encoding 1,3-beta-glucan synthase component FKS1: protein MAHPQQGAGYDDGYGQPHADSYYQDDQAYYDQHGYGQAQHDGYYDDNGYYQAGAQDGYQHDGYYDAGQQGYQDEYYNDQYYDQGAPAAGQYQQPGRQSHGQPRGRRGHDSEEDSETFSDFTMRSDMARAAEMDYYGRGDERYNSYGDGTGRGYRPPSSQVSYGGNRSSGASTPVYGMDYTSALPAGQRSREPYPAWTSDAQIPLSKEEIEDIFLDLTAKFGFQRDSMRNMFDHLMTLLDSRASRMSPNQALLSLHADYIGGENANFRRWYFAAHLDLDDAVGFANMKLGKANRATRKARKAAKKKATENPQNEEATLESLEGDNSLEAAEYRWKTRMNRMSQHDRVRQIALYLLCWGEANQVRYMPEIMAFIFKCADDYYHSPACQNRVEPVEELTYLNKCITPLYNYCRDQGYEIFEGKYVRKERDHQKVIGYDDMNQLFWYPEGIERITFEDKTRLVDLPPAERYERLGDVLWKKAFFKTYKETRSWFHMLTNFNRIWIIHVCIFWFYTAFNSPTLYTANYQQQLNNQPHGSAHWSAVALGGTLGCLIQILATLVEWMYVPRRWAGAQHLTKRLLVLIVMFVINVAPSVYIFGVSQTGKVALILGVVQFLIALATVFFFAIMPLGGLFGSYLNGKRRQYVASQTFTASFPRLKGNDMWMSYGLWVLVFAAKLAESYFFLTLSLRDPIRILSTMKIQHCIGDATIGDILCYKQPTVLLILMYFTDLILFFLDTFLWYVIWNCVFSVARSFYLGVSIWTPWRNIFSRLPKRVYSKILATTDMEIKYKPKVLISQIWNAIVISMYREHLLAIDHVQKLLYHQVPSEQEGKRTLRAPTFFVSQEDHSFKTEFFPAQSEAERRISFFAQSLSTPIPEPLPVDNMPTFTVMIPHYSEKILLSLREIIREDEPYSRVTMLEYLKQLHPHEWDCFVKDTKILADETSQFNGDNEKNEKDAQKSKIDDLPFYCIGFKSAAPEYTLRTRIWASLRSQTLYRTISGFMNYSRAIKLLYRVENPEVVQMFGGNSDKLERELERMARRKFKICVSMQRYAKFSKEERENAEFLLRAYPDLQIAYLDEEPPTAEGEDPRLFSALIDGHSEIMENGMRRPKFRIMLSGNPILGDGKSDNQNHCLIFYRGEYIQLIDANQDNYLEECLKIRSVLAEFEEMTTDNVSPYTPGLPPTKFNPVAILGAREYIFSENIGILGDVAAGKEQTFGTLFARTLAQIGGKLHYGHPDFLNGIFMTTRGGVSKAQKGLHLNEDIYAGMNALLRGGRIKHCEYYQCGKGRDLGFGSILNFTTKIGTGMGEQMLSREYYYLGTQLPLDRFLSFYYAHPGFHINNLFVMLSVQLFMWCLLNLGALRHETITCNYNKNVPETDPLYPTGCANIIPIMDWVQRCIVSIFIVFFISFVPLTVQELTERGFWRAATRLAKHFSSLSPLFEVFVTQIYAYSLQQDLSFGGARYIGTGRGFATARMPFGVLYSRFASPSIYLGARLLMMLLFGTLTVWGYWLLWFWVSLLALVISPFLFNPHQFAWSDFFIDYREFLRWLSRGNTKAHSASWIGFVRLSRTRLTGFKRKALGEPSAKLSGDTPRAHFTNVFFSEIIGPLFLVAVTLIPYLYINAGTGVIAANNDGKNIKATSSLLRVLIVAVGPIGVNAGVAGGFFGMACCMGPVLSMCCKKFGAVLAAIAHAIAVIMLLAFFEVMFFLEGWSFTKALLGMIAVVAIQRFIFKLIIALALTREFRADTSNIAWWTGKWYALGWHTLSQPGREFLCKITEMGFFAADFCLGHILLFFMLPAILVPYIDKFHSVMLFWLRPSRQIRPPIYSLKQSKLRKRRVVRYAILYFSMFVLFIVLIVGPIVASKFVSFKLDVMDLQQPSDWNNNDTSASDTGTAVAGGGAEATASAGAKLVRKMMFSYNS, encoded by the exons ATGGCCCACCCTCAGCAGGGCGCCGGCTACGATGATGGCTACGGCCAGCCGCACGCCGACAGCTACTACCAGGACGACCAGGCGTATTACGACCAGCACGGCTACGGACAAGCCCAGCATGATGGATACTACGATGACAATGGCTACTACCAGGCTGGTGCTCAGGACGGCTATCAACACGATGGCTACTACGATGCCGGCCAGCAGGGCTATCAAGACGAGTACTACAATGACCAATACTACGACCAAGGAGCTCCCGCTGCGGGCCAGTACCAGCAACCAGGTCGCCAAAGCCATGGTCAACCACGCGGCCGACGTGGTCACGACTCTGAGGAAGACTCGGAGACGTTCTCAGACTTCACCATGAGGTCTGACATGGCTCGCGCCGCCGAGATGGACTACTATGGACGCGGTGACGAGCGATACAACTCGTACGGTGATGGCACAGGACGCGGATACCGGCCTCCTTCATCACAAGTCTCGTACGGTGGCAACCGCTCGTCCGGCGCCTCCACGCCCGTCTACGGCATGGATTACACAAGTGCTCTGCCAGCTGGTCAAAGGTCTAGGGAGCCATACCCAGCATGGACTTCCGATGCACAGATTCCGCTGTCCAAGGAGGAGATTGAAGACATCTTCCTCGATTTGACCGCCAAGTTCGGCTTCCAGCGCGACAGCATGCGAAACATGTTCGATCACCTCATGACGCTCCTCGACTCTCGTGCATCCCGTATGTCGCCAAACCAAGCACTTCTCTCTCTCCACGCCGACTACATCGGTGGCGAGAACGCAAACTTCAGAAGATGGTATTTCGCCGCACATCTCGATTTAGATGACGCCGTTGGTTTCGCCAACATGAAGCTCGGAAAAGCAAACAGAGCGACGAGGAAAGCCCGCAAGGCAGCCAAGAAGAAGGCAACGGAGAACCCACAAAACGAAGAGGCTACACTCGAGAGTCTCGAGGGCGACAACAGCTTGGAGGCCGCTGAATACCGCTGGAAGACGCGCATGAATCGCATGTCTCAGCACGACAGAGTTCGTCAGATTGCTCTCTACCTCCTCTGCTGGGGAGAGGCCAACCAAGTGCGCTACATGCCCGAAATCATGGCATTCATCTTCAAGTGCGCAGATGACTACTACCACTCGCCTGCATGCCAGAACCGTGTCGAGCCAGTCGAGGAGCTCACATACCTGAACAAGTGCATCACGCCTCTGTACAACTACTGCAGAGATCAGGGTTACGAGATCTTCGAGGGCAAATATGTCCGCAAGGAGCGTGATCACCAAAAGGTCATTGGTTATGACGACATGAACCAGCTCTTCTGGTACCCAGAGGGTATCGAGCGGATCACTTTCGAGGATAAGACCCGCCTGGTCGATCTGCCACCTGCTGAGCGATACGAGCGTCTCGGGGATGTCCTTTGGAAGAAGGCATTCTTCAAGACCTACAAGGAGACCCGATCCTGGTTCCACATGTTGACCAACTTCAACCGTATCTGGATCATTCACGTCTGTATCTTCTGGTTCTACACTGCTTTCAACTCACCGACACTGTACACCGCCAACTACCAGCAGCAGCTTAACAATCAGCCGCATGGTTCAGCTCACTGGTCTGCAGTCGCTCTCGGTGGCACTCTTGGCTGTCTTATCCAAATTCTGGCAACTCTGGTCGAATGGATGTACGTTCCGCGACGATGGGCTGGCGCCCAGCACTTGACGAAGCGTCTGCTTGTCTTGATCGTCATGTTCGTTATCAACGTCGCCCCGTCGGTCTACATCTTCGGTGTCTCGCAAACCGGCAAGGTCGCTCTTATTCTGGGCGTCGTACAGTTCCTGATTGCGCTGGCAACCGTCTTCTTCTTCGCCATCATGCCTCTGGGCGGTCTATTCGGCAGCTACCTCAACGGCAAGCGAAGACAATATGTCGCCAGTCAGACCTTCACTGCCAGCTTTCCACGCCTGAAGGGCAACGACATGTGGATGTCATACGGTCTCTGGGTTCTCGTCTTCGCTGCCAAGCTTGCCGAGTCCTACTTCTTCCTGACACTGTCGCTCCGTGACCCTATCCGGATCCTGTCGACCATGAAGATCCAGCACTGTATCGGAGACGCCACTATTGGTGACATCCTCTGCTACAAACAGCCAACCGTCCTGCTCATCCTCATGTACTTCACGGATTTGATTCTTTTCTTCTTGGATACCTTCCTCTGGTACGTCATCTGGAACTGTGTCTTCTCCGTGGCTCGATCTTTCTACCTTGGTGTTTCTATCTGGACCCCGTGGAGGAACATCTTCTCTCGTCTGCCAAAGCGTGTCTACTCCAAGATCCTGGCTACCACCGACATGGAGATCAAATACAAGCCTAAGGTGCTCATCTCGCAGATCTGGAACGCCATCGTCATCTCAATGTACCGTGAGCACTTGCTCGCCATTGATCACGTCCAGAAGCTGCTATACCACCAGGTCCCATCTGAGCAGGAGGGCAAGCGAACCCTTCGAGCTCCAACCTTCTTTGTGTCCCAGGAAGATCACTCCTTCAAGACCGAGTTCTTCCCAGCACAGTCTGAGGCCGAGCGTCGTATCTCTTTCTTCGCTCAATCTCTTTCTACGCCAATTCCGGAGCCATTGCCAGTTGATAACATGCCAACGTTCACGGTCATGATTCCTCACTACAGTGAGAAGATCCTGCTCTCTCTCCGTGAGATCATCCGCGAAGACGAGCCATACTCGCGTGTCACCATGTTGGAGTACCTCAAGCAGCTTCACCCACATGAGTGGGACTGTTTCGTCAAGGACACCAAGATTCTGGCCGACGAGACTTCGCAATTCAACGGCGACAACGAGAAGAACGAGAAGGACGCCCAGAAGAGCAAGATCGACGACCTGCCATTCTACTGCATCGGTTTCAAGTCAGCTGCTCCCGAGTACACCCTCCGCACGCGTATCTGGGCATCCCTCCGATCGCAGACTCTCTACCGTACCATCTCTGGTTTCATGAACTACAGCCGTGCCATCAAGCTACTGTACCGCGTGGAAAACCCGGAGGTTGTCCAGATGTTCGGTGGTAACTCCGACAAGCTTGAGCGTGAGCTCGAGCGCATGGCTCGCCGCAAGTTCAAGATCTGTGTTTCCATGCAGCGATACGCCAAGTTCTCCAAGGAGGAGCGTGAGAACGCCGAGTTCCTGCTCCGTGCCTACCCAGATCTTCAGATTGCCTATCTGGACGAGGAGCCGCCGACTGCGGAAGGCGAGGACCCAAGACTCTTCTCCGCTCTCATCGACGGTCACTCCGAGATCATGGAGAACGGCATGCGTCGTCCCAAGTTCCGCATTATGCTTTCCGGTAACCCAATCCTTGGTGACGGCAAGTCTGACAACCAGAACCACTGCTTGATTTTCTACCGTGGAGAGTACATCCAGCTCATCGATGCCAACCAAGACAACTACCTCGAAGAGTGCCTCAAGATCCGTTCTGTCCTCGCCGAGTTCGAAGAGATGACGACGGACAACGTTTCGCCATACACTCCAGGCCTGCCACCCACCAAGTTCAACCCAGTCGCCATTCTCGGTGCCCGCGAGTACATTTTCTCTGAGAACATCGGTATCCTTGGTGACGTTGCTGCTGGAAAGGAACAGACATTCGGTACCCTCTTCGCTCGTACTCTGGCTCAGATCGGTGGTAAGCTCCACTACGGTCACCCCGATTTCCTCAACGGTATTTTCATGACAACCCGTGGTGGTGTCTCGAAGGCTCAGAAGGGTCTCCACCTGAACGAGGATATCTACGCTGGTATGAACGCCCTCCTCCGTGGTGGTCGCATCAAGCACTGCGAATACTACCAGTGTGGTAAGGGTCGTGACTTGGGTTTCGGCTCCATTCTCAACTTCACCACCAAGATCGGTACTGGTATGGGCGAACAGATGTTGTCTCGCGAGTACTACTATCTCGGCACGCAACTTCCTCTGGATCGCTTCCTGTCGTTCTACTACGCTCATCCTGGTTTCCACATCAACAACTTGTTCGTCATGTTATCGGTGCAGCTCTTCATGTGGTGCTTGCTCAACCTTGGTGCTCTGCGCCACGAGACCATCACTTGCAACTACAACAAGAACGTTCCCGAGACCGACCCACTGTACCCAACGGGCTGCGCTAACATTATCCCTATCATGGATTGGGTTCAGCGTTGCATCGTCTCGATCTTCATCGTGTTCTTCATCTCTTTCGTCCCACTGACGGTCCAAGAGTTGACGGAGCGTGGTTTCTGGCGTGCGGCAACCCGTCTGGCCAAGCATTTCTCCTCGCTGTCTCCGCTCTTCGAGGTGTTCGTCACCCAGATTTACGCCTATTCGCTGCAGCAGGATCTGTCTTTTGGTGGTGCTCGCTACATCGGAACTGGACGTGGCTTCGCCACCGCTCGCATGCCATTCGGTGTCCTCTACTCCCGGTTCGCCAGTCCATCGATCTACCTTGGTGCTCGTCTCCTGATGATGCTCCTGTTCGGAACGTTGACTGTCTGGGGATACTGGCTGCTTTGGTTCTGGGTCTCCCTCCTGGCCCTTGTCATCTCTCCTTTCCTATTCAACCCTCACCAGTTCGCATGGTCAGACTTCTTCATCGACTACCGCGAGTTCCTCCGCTGGTTGTCTCGTGGCAACACCAAGGCACACTCCGCCTCCTGGATCGGCTTCGTGCGTCTCTCACGCACACGTCTCACTGGTTTCAAGCGCAAGGCACTTGGTGAGCCATCGGCCAAGCTCTCTGGTGATACTCCGCGAGCACACTTCACGAACGTCTTTTTCAGCGAGATCATCGGTCCGCTCTTCCTGGTTGCCGTCACCCTCATCCCATACTTGTACATCAACGCTGGTACTGGTGTCATCGCAGCCAACAACGATGGCAAGAATATCAAGGCTACCTCATCGCTGCTCCGTGTCCTCATCGTCGCCGTTGGACCTATTGGTGTCAACGCTGGTGTTGCCGGTGGATTCTTCGGCATGGCTTGCTGTATGGGTCCAGTGCTTAGCATGTGCTGCAAGAAGTTCGGTGCAGTCCTGGCCGCTATTGCTCACGCCATAGCCGTCATCATGCTTCTCGCATTCTTCGAGGTCATGTTCTTCTTGGAAGGCTGGAGCTTTACTAAGGCTCTGCTCGGCATGATCGCTGTGGTCGCCATTCAGCGCTTCATCTTCAAGCTGATCATTGCCCTTGCTCTGACCAGAGAGTTCCGCGCCGACACTTCCAACATAGCATGGTGGACCGGAAAGTGGTACGCTCTTGGCTGGCACACACTGTCGCAACCCGGCCGTGAGTTCCTTTGCAAGATCACCGAGATGGGCTTCTTCGCAGCAGATTTCTGCCTGGGACACATCCTCCTCTTCTTCATGCTACCGGCCATCCTCGTCCCTTACATCGACAAGTTCCACTCGGTCATGCTCTTCTGGCTGCGTCCTAG CCGACAGATCCGACCGCCAATATACTCGCTCAAGCAGAGCAAGTTGCGCAAGCGCCGTGTCGTACGCTATGCGATCCTTTACTTCTCGATGTTCGTTCTGTTCATTGTTCTGATTGTTGGCCCGATCGTCGCCAGCAAGTTCGTCAGCTTCAAGCTTGACGTTATGGATCTCCAGCAGCCATCTGACTGGAACAACAACGACACATCGGCATCTGACACCGGAACAGCCGTGGCCGGAGGTGGAGCGGAGGCAACTGCGTCGGCTGGCGCGAAGCTCGTTAGGAAGATGATGTTCTCGTACAACTCGTAG
- a CDS encoding 1,3-beta-glucanosyltransferase — MKGLGIASTAIAATTFLANSVIAADLPSIVIKGSKFFYENNGTQFYMKGVAYQQDYSGNGTTTSDDNTYTDPLANADNCKRDIPYLQQLGTNTIRVYAINPTSSHDECMTALADAGIYVIADLSAPIDGGSINRDSPAWNDALYERYTSVVDAMEKYTNVLGFFAGNEVSNAPNNTEASAFVKAAVRDTKAYIKAQNYRTMGVGYATNDDADIRENMANYFNCGDEENAIDFWGYNIYSWCGDSSFQKSGYDVRTEEFSSYSVPVFFAEYGCNEVQPRKFTEVGALYGNQMNDVWSGGIVYMYFQEANDYGLVTVDGDSVSTLADFNNLKTQLAKATPTGVNSASYSPTNSAASCPTEASGGWNAKASPLPPSPNKELCECMYNSLGCIVTSQTDVEDYSDLFGTVCGYGDEICAGINANGSTGTYGSYSMCNSTEQLAFAFNQYYVSQNRASDACDFKGAAATKSATSASGSCATLMSQAGTAGTGTVMASPTAKGGSGSGGSGGSSSSSGAAGPMASVPSVESTLIPVAFFATLAALSGMGMILL; from the coding sequence ATGAAGGGTCTCGGCATTGCTTCGACCGCCATCGCGGCCACGACTTTCCTCGCGAACAGCGTGATCGCCGCCGATCTACCATCTATCGTCATCAAGGGCTCCAAGTTCTTCTACGAGAACAATGGCACCCAATTCTACATGAAGGGGGTCGCATACCAGCAGGACTACTCGGGCAATGGTACTACCACTTCCGACGACAACACCTACACCGACCCACTCGCCAATGCCGACAACTGCAAGCGCGACATCCCCTACCTGCAACAGCTAGGCACAAACACCATCCGTGTCTACGCCATCAACCCGACCTCGAGCCACGATGAGTGCATGACCGCGCTCGCCGACGCTGGCATCTACGTTATCGCCGATCTGTCCGCTCCCATCGACGGCGGCTCAATCAACCGCGACTCTCCAGCATGGAACGACGCGCTGTACGAGCGATACACCTCCGTCGTCGACGCGATGGAGAAGTACACCAACGTGCTTGGCTTCTTTGCAGGCAATGAAGTCTCCAACGCACCCAACAACACCGAAGCCAGCGCTTTTGTCAAGGCTGCCGTTCGTGATACCAAGGCATACATCAAGGCACAGAACTACCGCACTATGGGTGTAGGCTATGCCACCAACGATGATGCCGACATTCGTGAGAACATGGCCAACTACTTCAACTGCGGAGACGAGGAAAACGCCATTGACTTCTGGGGATACAATATCTACTCCTGGTGTGGTGACTCTTCCTTCCAGAAGTCCGGCTACGACGTCCGCACTGAAGAGTTCTCCAGCTACTCTGTCCCAGTCTTCTTCGCCGAGTATGGCTGCAATGAGGTTCAGCCAAGAAAGTTCACTGAGGTCGGTGCCCTCTACGGCAACCAGATGAACGACGTCTGGTCAGGTGGCATTGTCTACATGTACTTCCAGGAGGCCAACGACTACGGTCTCGTTACCGTGGACGGCGACAGCGTCAGCACCTTGGCCGACTTCAACAACCTGAAGACCCAGCTCGCCAAGGCCACTCCAACTGGTGTCAACTCTGCCTCGTACAGCCCTACCAACAGCGCCGCCTCATGCCCAACCGAAGCCTCCGGTGGATGGAACGCCAAGGCATCTCCTCTCCCACCTTCACCAAACAAGGAGCTTTGCGAGTGCATGTACAACTCGCTAGGCTGCATCGTCACCTCCCAGACCGACGTCGAGGACTACTCCGACCTCTTCGGCACCGTCTGCGGCTACGGCGACGAGATCTGCGCCGGTATCAATGCCAACGGCTCCACTGGTACCTACGGTTCGTACAGCATGTGCAACTCCACCGAGCAGCTCGCCTTCGCTTTCAACCAGTACTACGTCAGCCAGAACAGAGCCTCCGACGCCTGTGACTTCAAGGGCGCTGCCGCCACCAAGTCCGCCACATCTGCCTCCGGCTCCTGCGCTACGCTTATGTCGCAAGCAGGCACCGCAGGCACTGGCACCGTCATGGCATCCCCAACCGCAAAGGGTGGCTCAGGCTCTGGCGGCTCTGGTGGCTCTTCTTCATCTTCGGGTGCTGCTGGCCCAATGGCTTCCGTGCCAAGCGTCGAGAGCACCCTTATCCCCGTGGCATTCTTCGCGACTCTTGCTGCGCTTTCAGGTATGGGTATGATCTTATTATAG